Within the Bacteroidota bacterium genome, the region CTATGGGAGTCATTAATAAGATGATAGCTTAAGCAGTCCACATATTCTACTTTTAAGTTTTTAGAATCAATTTTAAGTACATTGTATCAGAATGAAAATGTTGTATGCTCATTCTGCATAAGAACAATTTATAAAGTTTGAATCAAGCAGACTCCTTACAATTTTGAGTTGGAAATTCATCGAAATATTTCCTCTACTTTTTATAGATTTTCTTCTGAAAAAATTATTACGTTTGCAAAAAACTTAGAAGTAATTTAAACGAATTAGATATGTTTAATAAACTGATTGCTGGCCTGCTTCCATATATGCCCAAAAGCCTTGTTTGGATTTTTTCGAAAAGATATATTGCAGGTATAACCATTGAAGATGCTATTCAAGCTTCAAAAGATTTAAATAAAGAGGGTATTAAGGTTACTCTGGACGTATTAGGCGAATTCATTAAGAATTTAGATGAAGCTGAAGCTAATAAAAATGAGTATCTCGAAATTATTGAAATAGCTGAAAAGAACAAAATTGATGGTAACTATTCTCTTAAACCAACGATGTTTGGTCTGTTAATCGATACAGAAATATGTTACAAACATATCAGAGAAATAGTCGCTAAAGCAGCTTCTTACAATAATTTCGTTCGTGTTGATATGGAAGACTCACAGTGTGTAGACTTGGAAATTGATTTATACAGAAAACTAAAAGCTGAATTTCCTAAAAATGTTGGTTTAGTTGTTCAAGCTTACTTGAAACGTACATTACCCGATTTGAAAGCGCTTTTGGATATTCATTCGGATGAAATTCCCTTAAATTACAGACTCTGCAAAGGTATTTATGTAGAACCTGCTGAAATTGCCTATAAGAAATACGAAGAGGTCAATTTGCATTTTATTGAAGATTTGGATTTTATGTTTGCCAACAAGGTATATCCTGCTATTGCAACGCATGATAAGAATTTGGTCGATGCTTCCTATGAATTAATTGAAAAATATGAAGTTACCAAGGAAAAATACGAATTTCAAATGCTTTATGGCGTGACACCAGAATTGCGCAAATCTATACTAGATAAGGGCCACATTATGCGTGTTTATGTGCCTTATGGAAAACAATGGTTTGCATATTCAACGCGTAGGTTAAAAGAAAACCCAAAAATGGCCTGGCTCATTATTAAAGCACTCTTTGTTCGAGGATAAATCTTTTATTTTCAGATCAAAGGTTAAAACTTGAATACACATTAGTAAGAGGCTATTGGCAATTTTTGTATGTTGACTTTTGATGCTTATAAATCATATTCCATTCTTATTTAGGCCACTGATTCGCAGAAATTTCACTTGTCTCCTGAAAACAAATCAGTGAATTCTGTGGCAATTTTCATATCATATGTACAATTACGGATATTCAAATTTTTTTAAAAGTATATCCTTTATCATACCACAGACATATTTAGTTTAATTATCATTCATTTTTAGGGTACTGATTCGCAGAAATTTCACTTGTCTCCTAAGAACAAATCTGTAAATCTGTGGCAATTTTTACATCATAGGTGCAATTGCGGATATTCAATTTTTTTTCAGAAAGAAAAGGTAACATTTTTAGTTATTTAGGAATATATAGCTGGTTGATACTAATAATATGGGAAATAGTGAAAAACGAGAATAACTGATTATATTCCAAGTTTTCATTGTTAATAAGTTGATTAAATAGTTTAGATCAATTCTTATTTATTGATTTCTTTTGAAGAATTAAATTAAACGCGATTAAGCCAATTTACCCCATAAAAATGAAATAATAATGACTCGTTATACATCTATTCTTTGGACAGTTTTGATTTTAGTTCTTACAGCTCATGTTGCCACAGCACAGCCGATCCCACCAAACGCCACCGCTCCATTAGGAGGTGGAATGGGAATATTATTAGCTGCTGGAGCATCCTATATGTTTATTCGGTTTATCAAAAGCAAGAGAAAATAATAAACGTCTGACCTATTTGGTCACTCAAACATTTATTCAAAATAAAGCTTTGTATGAAATTGCAATTCATGAATATTGCTGTTGAGGAAGCATTAAAGGGTATGACAGCCAACCATGGAGGTCCTTTTGGTGCTGTTGTTGTCAAAGATGGGAAAGTAATAGCTACGGCCCATAATGAAGTTCTTTCCTCAAACGATCCAACTGCACATGCTGAAATACAAGCTATTCGAAAGGCATCCGAATTATTAGAAACTTTCGACCTTTCTGCTTGCGAAATATACTCTACCTGTGAACCTTGTCCCATGTGCTATTCGGCCATTCATTGGGCCAGAATTCCTAAACTCTATTATGCTGCAAGCCGGAAAGATGCTTCATTATCAGGGTTTGATGATGATGAATTGTATGATATTTTAAGTGGAAAAACGCAAAAGGAGCAAGTAGAGAAAATAAAGATGAAGGATCAGAAAGCCATCGATCTATTTATTTTTTGGGATAATAAACGTGATAAACAGCATTATTAAACTTCATGCTAAAAATTTCCAAAGAATTTGTCACAGAGCTTTCAGCAAATGCTAAAGCTAACTATCGCAAGCGCTTGCATCACAATTTCCACAAGAATTATGATGAGAAAGTGCAACGTTTACTGAATGCTTGCGATCCAACAAGTTATTTTCGCCCACATTGTCATGCTGATTCAAATACGACCGAAACAATTATTCTGGTTCGTGGACGAATGCTCGTTATTGAATTTGATGTAAGGGGCAATATCATCGATCATATTATTTTGCAATCGAATGAGGGTCACATAGGTGTGGAGCTAAGCCCAGAAACATGGCATAGCATGATAGCCTTGGAAGAAGAAACAGTCATGTTCGAGATAAAACAAGGTCCTTTTGATCCAGAAAAAAAGAAGTTATTTGCAGATTGGTCACCAGAAGAAGGGAGTGAAGATGCTAAAAGCTTTAATCAAAAAATTTTGGAAGAATTAGGGCTTTCCTAATAACCTGACTTCGGGATAAGCTTTGCTCACAGTTTCAGATGATTAGTTCATAGACAACTCCAATTTTCGAAGTACTATCTGGATAATTCAAGGAAATTTGAGGATGTATATGGGCGAATCATCGAAACCCATGAATGGGAAAACTAATTTACTTCATCTTTGAACTTAAAATCACTTGAAATAGCATGCTATAACTTCATGATTATAAGCCCAAATCTAACCTGCCCGAATAAATCCGTTCAGGCGGGTGCCCCATTAGTTTTCTGTGAGTTAAATCTTATCCCGAGCTCGGGTTAAGAACCAATTCAATTTAGTGCGAACTGGTTTTTTAGTGTTGACCAATAAAACACCAACAATAATTAACCCTATCCAGACTAAAAAAAACCACTCAAATTTTTCTCCATCCCAAATTCCCCACATAACCGCAACAATTGGCATCAAGTAGGTAACCGATGCAGAAAACACCACACTGGTTATTTTGATCAAATAATTAAATAAAATCAAGGCGATAATTGTTCCTAGCACCGCTAATATGCCTACGTATAGCAAACCTTCAAATACTTTTGGATCGGATTTCAATTGCCAATAAAAATCAGTAGAAGTGAAAAGTATGACACTAGATATAATTCCAATATAAAAGAAAGCCATTACAGCTATAGTAAATGCATCAACTTCTTTTAAGTAGTATTTTATGATATTAATATTCAATGCATACATAATGGTTGCGATAATCACATAAGCACCATAGGAAAGATTGAAATTAAGCGAATTTCCACCGCTGACAGTTAATAAACCAACTGCGCCTATTAAACCAATAATTACTCCAATGATATTGATAATTTTAATCTTTAGTTTGAAGAAAAGCAATCCAGCCAATAAGGCAAATAAGGTTGTTAATGAATTTAATACACCTGTTGAGGCGCTATCCAAACCAGTTTCCGCCTGAGCGAATAAATATGCAGGAATGGCATTGCCGAGCAATCCGGAAATGAAAAATATAAGCTGCATTTTCAGATTGTACTTTTTGATTCTGGCAAATACAAAAGGAAGAATAACCAGAAATGAAATACTAATACGTAATGTACCCACTTCTAAAGGGGAGAAGTAAACCAATCCACGTTTGATTAATATGAACGAGCTACCCCAAACCAAAACCAGAAAGAATAGTATCGACCACGACAGTACTTTTTGCTTAGTAGCAGGGTTCATTGTTTGGCTTGATTGGGTTGTATTAAATTTTTAGAAAGTATAGCCTAAACAAAAACCAATCCGATAAGCAGGGAATGCAAAGGGAAGTCGAATGGTTGCCGATTGTGTAAACCAATCAAAAACAGATTTACCAATGCCATAAAACCCATTTTCATCAAGTCCTTCAATCTGTATGATGTCAAAAATAGCTTCTTCGTCCAAATCACCATCGAACTGACCTTTGAATCCGAAATAAGAAATACGCGGTCCCAAAAATAGTATGTCGATTGAAATTCCGTTTTCCAGTATAAATTGATAACCAGCTTGCACACCCGCACCAATTTCAGTTAAATTAAGTTTCACATTATAACCCACAATATTGATCGAATCATATTCATAGGCACCATTCCATTTGCTTCCAAAGCGCCCTATCCTTAAATAGGGACCCCAATAAAATCCATTTGGTGCTTCTTCCTGTGGATAGAGCCTGAATTCTGGCGTTACATATAATCCATGCAAGTGATATCGAAATCCATCTACATCTTTAAACGTTCTGAAAGTTCCTTTTGGA harbors:
- a CDS encoding proline dehydrogenase, with the protein product MFNKLIAGLLPYMPKSLVWIFSKRYIAGITIEDAIQASKDLNKEGIKVTLDVLGEFIKNLDEAEANKNEYLEIIEIAEKNKIDGNYSLKPTMFGLLIDTEICYKHIREIVAKAASYNNFVRVDMEDSQCVDLEIDLYRKLKAEFPKNVGLVVQAYLKRTLPDLKALLDIHSDEIPLNYRLCKGIYVEPAEIAYKKYEEVNLHFIEDLDFMFANKVYPAIATHDKNLVDASYELIEKYEVTKEKYEFQMLYGVTPELRKSILDKGHIMRVYVPYGKQWFAYSTRRLKENPKMAWLIIKALFVRG
- a CDS encoding nucleoside deaminase; this translates as MKLQFMNIAVEEALKGMTANHGGPFGAVVVKDGKVIATAHNEVLSSNDPTAHAEIQAIRKASELLETFDLSACEIYSTCEPCPMCYSAIHWARIPKLYYAASRKDASLSGFDDDELYDILSGKTQKEQVEKIKMKDQKAIDLFIFWDNKRDKQHY
- a CDS encoding WbuC family cupin fold metalloprotein, with the protein product MLKISKEFVTELSANAKANYRKRLHHNFHKNYDEKVQRLLNACDPTSYFRPHCHADSNTTETIILVRGRMLVIEFDVRGNIIDHIILQSNEGHIGVELSPETWHSMIALEEETVMFEIKQGPFDPEKKKLFADWSPEEGSEDAKSFNQKILEELGLS
- a CDS encoding DMT family transporter — protein: MNPATKQKVLSWSILFFLVLVWGSSFILIKRGLVYFSPLEVGTLRISISFLVILPFVFARIKKYNLKMQLIFFISGLLGNAIPAYLFAQAETGLDSASTGVLNSLTTLFALLAGLLFFKLKIKIINIIGVIIGLIGAVGLLTVSGGNSLNFNLSYGAYVIIATIMYALNINIIKYYLKEVDAFTIAVMAFFYIGIISSVILFTSTDFYWQLKSDPKVFEGLLYVGILAVLGTIIALILFNYLIKITSVVFSASVTYLMPIVAVMWGIWDGEKFEWFFLVWIGLIIVGVLLVNTKKPVRTKLNWFLTRARDKI
- a CDS encoding DUF3575 domain-containing protein; the protein is MKRIILMCIGVCLFMSVKAQYFTLKTNLPSFAFNNVSLTGEYAFKSDASVALNLNYHYPKGTFRTFKDVDGFRYHLHGLYVTPEFRLYPQEEAPNGFYWGPYLRIGRFGSKWNGAYEYDSINIVGYNVKLNLTEIGAGVQAGYQFILENGISIDILFLGPRISYFGFKGQFDGDLDEEAIFDIIQIEGLDENGFYGIGKSVFDWFTQSATIRLPFAFPAYRIGFCLGYTF